A stretch of the Perca flavescens isolate YP-PL-M2 chromosome 3, PFLA_1.0, whole genome shotgun sequence genome encodes the following:
- the ap2m1b gene encoding AP-2 complex subunit mu-B, with product MIGGLFIYNHKGEVLISRVYRDDIGRNAVDAFRVNVIHARQQVRSPVSNMARTSFFHVKRSNIWLAAVTKQNVNATMVFEFLYKMCDVMAAYFGKISEENVKNNFVLIYELLDEILDFGYPQNSETGALKTFITQQGIKSQHHSKEEQSQITSQVTGQIGWRREGIKYRRNELFLDVLESVNLLMSPQGQVLSAHVSGRVVMKSYLSGMPECKFGMNDKIVIDKQGKTGSTEDGAKSGKQSIAIDDCTFHQCVRLSKFDSERSISFIPPDGDYELMRYRTTKDIILPFRVIPLVREVGRTKLEVKVVIKSNFKSSLLAQKIEVRIPTPLNTSGVQLICMKGKAKYKASENAIVWKVKRMAGMKESQISAEIELLPTNDKKKWARPPISMNFEVPFAPSGLKVRYLKVFEPKLNYSDHDVIKWVRYIGRSGIYETRC from the exons ATGATTGGAGGACTCTTCATCTACAACCACAAGGGGGAGGTGCTGATCTCGCGGGTCTACCGCGATGACATCGG gaggAATGCGGTGGATGCGTTCCGGGTGAACGTGATCCACGCCCGGCAGCAGGTGCGCTCCCCGGTCAGCAACATGGCGAGGACCAGCTTCTTCCACGTGAAGCGCTCCAACATCTGGCTGGCGGCCGTCACCAAGCAGAACGTCAACGCCACCATGGTGTTCGAGTTCCTCTACAAGATGTGTGACGTCATGGCCGCCTACTTCGGCAAGATCAGCGAGGAGAACGTCAAGAACAACTTCGTGCTCATCTACGAGCTGCTGGACG agATTCTGGACTTTGGTTACCCTCAGAACTCAGAGACCGGAGCTCTGAAGACCTTCATCACCCAGCAGGGGATCAAGagtcag CACCAC TCGAAGGAGGAGCAGTCCCAGATCACCAGTCAGGTGACCGGTCAGATCGGCTGGAGGAGAGAAGGCATCAAATACCGACGCAATGAACTCTTCCTGGACGTCCTGGAGAGCGTCAACCTGCTCATGTCTCCACAAG gtcagGTCCTCAGTGCCCATGTCTCTGGCCGGGTGGTGATGAAGAGTTATCTCAGCGGGATGCCTGAGTGTAAGTTTGGGATGAACGACAAGATCGTCATCGACAAGCAGGGCAAGACAGGAAGTACCGAGGACGGAGCcaagag tgGGAAACAGTCCATAGCGATAGATGACTGTACCTTCCATCAGTGTGTTCGTCTCAGCAAGTTTGACTCTGAACGCAGCATCAGCTTCATCCCTCCAGACGGAGACTACGAGCTcatgag gtaCCGGACCACCAAAGACATCATCCTCCCGTTCCGGGTCATCCCTCTGGTCCGAGAGGTCGGCCGGACCAAGCTGGAGGTCAAGGTGGTCATCAAGTCCAACTTCAAGTCCTCGCTGCTGGCTCAGAAGATAGAG gtgCGGATCCCCACCCCCCTCAACACCAGCGGTGTTCAGCTCATCTGCATGAAGGGAAAAGCCAAGTACAAGGCCAGCGAGAACGCCATCGTCTGGAA agTGAAGCGTATGGCTGGGATGAAGGAGTCTCAGATCAGTGCAGAGATCGAGCTGCTGCCGACCAACGATAAGAAGAAGTGGGCTCGCCCCCCCATCTCCATGAACTTTGAG GTGCCCTTTGCCCCGTCGGGTCTGAAGGTCCGGTACCTGAAGGTGTTCGAGCCCAAACTGAACTACAGCGACCACGACGTCATCAAATGGGTCCGCTACATCGGGCGCAGCGGCATCTACGAGACCCGCTGCTGA